One Lytechinus variegatus isolate NC3 chromosome 14, Lvar_3.0, whole genome shotgun sequence genomic region harbors:
- the LOC121427669 gene encoding neuronal acetylcholine receptor subunit alpha-2-like produces MKYCLAYLALVGVALLTCAVAQNGDDYARLRNSLFRDYDKELLPRYDREIDVGMGMTLIKLRGLDIFKGTIDVNAWLDVGWNDPRLSWNPADYGNITEIHIRPSEIWVPDISLYSDSPLNSLVTEASAVILDRGGIFYFPPLQLESTCTMDLKDYPYDQHECRMKFGSWSYSNTTITVYRISDTIDLSETTPDDHPIWEIVDSKVTREAFAYQCCPGEFYDRVTFSLLVRRRETHGRIASSVITTWLILIVFLIGPSSAGKRIIFAGLIFVALVVLSAAVSAEVPAYSTTRLGRFIIGGMLIVALVSIYNGLVYRCHPKEKPGQLIEGDGSTRSRTIVIIDVAAFVCTAIILGISTGALFV; encoded by the exons ATGAAGTATTGCCTGGCATACCTAGCCCTAGTGGGCGTGGCCTTGCTGACATGCGCAGTGGCTCAGAATG GTGATGATTATGCTCGTTTGAGAAATTCTCTGTTTAGAGATTACGACAAAGAACTTCTGCCTAGATATGACAGAGAGATCGATGTTGGTATGGGGATGACATTAATCAAACTGCGTGGACTG GATATTTTCAAGGGAACCATCGATGTGAACGCCTGGCTGGATGTG GGGTGGAATGATCCGAGATTATCTTGGAATCCCGCAGATTATGGAAACATCACCGAGATTCATATCCGACCATCTGAGATATGGGTGCCTGATATATCGCTTTACAG CGACTCACCGCTGAATAGCCTAGTGACAGAAGCTTCTGCTGTGATACTCGATAGGGGCGGGATATTCTACTTTCCTCCCTTGCAGCTGGAATCAACTTGTACTATGGATTTGAAAGACTACCCCTACGATCAACAT GAATGCAGAATGAAGTTCGGATCATGGTCCTATTCAAACACTACAATAACCGTTTATCGGATATCCGACACCATCGACTTATCAGAGACTACTCCGGATGACCATCCGATCTGGGAAATCGTCGACTCAAAGGTCACGCGTGAGGCGTTTGCCTACCAGTGCTGTCCTGGTGAGTTTTACGACAGAGTTACGTTCTCCTTATTGGTACGTCGACGAGAGACTCACGGTCGTATCGCATCTTCTGTCATCACGACATGGCTCATCCTCATAGTCTTCTTGATCGGACCGTCGTCGGCTGGGAAACGGATCATATTCGCAGGGctcatctttgtcgcattggtGGTGCTCTCTGCAGCTGTTAGTGCCGAGGTTCCCGCCTATTCGACAACCAGGCTTGGTCGGTTCATCATCGGCGGAATGCTCATCGTCGCTCTCGTCAGTATTTACAATGGCCTCGTATACCGCTGCCACCCCAAGGAAAAGCCAGGGCAGCTTATT GAAGGAGACGGCTCAACTCGATCACggaccatcgtcatcatcgatGTCGCGGCTTTCGTTTGTACTGCCATCATTCTCGGCATTTCGACAGGCGCCCTCTTTGTCTAA